TAACTTTAATAACTATATTCTCATTAACTAACTACACGTAAAGCTCCCCAAGATAAACCACGAGTTAACTCCAACACCACAAATAAAGCTAGTAATAATACCCACCCTCCCAATAATAACATTCATCCACCACAAGAATATAATAGAGCCACCCCACCAAAATCACCCCGAACTATATCCAACCCACTATTCTCCTCCACTCCGACCCAATTCATATTATACCAATCAACCGCAAAATATTTCCCAACAAAAATCACACTCATTAAATAAATACCTACATATAACAAAACCGACCAATCACCTCACGCTTCAGGATAAGGTTCAGCAGCTAAAGCTGCCGTATAAACAAAAACTACCAGCATCCCCCCCAAATAAATCAAAAATAATACTAAAGATAAAAAAGAACCCCCATAACCCACCATTAACCCACAACCTATCCCAGCAGCCATCACCAACCCTAAAGCAGCATAATAAGGAGAAGGATTTGATGCTACAGCTATTAAACCTAAAATTAAACCAATTATCATTACGGACATAAAATAAATCATCATTCCCACCTGGACTTTAACCAAGACCAATAACTTGAAAAACTATCGTTGTTCATTCAACTATAAGAATACATGGCCACAAATATCCGAAAAACCCACCCACTATTTAAAATTGTAAATCATACCTTAATTGACCTCCCTTCCCCATCAAACATCTCCATCTGATGAAACTTTGGTTCACTACTAGGACTTTGCCTCATTATCCAAATCCTCACAGGACTATTCCTGGCAATACATTACACCGCAGACATCTCCATAGCCTTCTCATCAGTAACCCATATCTGCCGAGATGTTAATTACGGTTGACTCATCCGTAATATTCATGCCAACGGAGCTTCAATATTCTTCATCTGCGTCTATCTCCATATTGCCCGAGGCATCTATTATGGATCTTACCTCAATAAAGAGGCATGAAACATCGGAGTAATCTTACTCTTCCTACTCATAGCTACGGCATTCGTAGGATACGTTCTTCCATGAGGACAAATATCATTCTGAGGAGCTACAGTTATTACTAATCTCCTATCAGCCTTCCCCTACATTGGAAATATCCTAGTCCAATGAATTTGAGGTGGATTCTCAGTAGATAACGCCACCCTCACCCGCTTCTTCACATTCCACTTTCTCTTACCATTCCTAATCGCAGCTCTATCCAT
This genomic window from Chiloscyllium plagiosum mitochondrion, complete genome contains:
- the ND6 gene encoding NADH dehydrogenase subunit 6 is translated as MIYFMSVMMIGLILGLMAVASNPSPYYAALGLVMAAGMGCGLMVGYGGSFLSLVLFLIYLGGMLVVFVYTAALAAEPYPEAWGDWSVLLYVGIYLMSVIFVGKYFAVDWYNMNWVGVEENSGLDMVRGDFGGVALLYSCGGWMLLLGGWVLLLALFVVLELTRGLSWGALRVVS
- the CYTB gene encoding cytochrome b (TAA stop codon is completed by the addition of 3' A residues to the mRNA); translation: MATNIRKTHPLFKIVNHTLIDLPSPSNISIWWNFGSLLGLCLIIQILTGLFLAMHYTADISMAFSSVTHICRDVNYGWLIRNIHANGASMFFICVYLHIARGIYYGSYLNKEAWNIGVILLFLLMATAFVGYVLPWGQMSFWGATVITNLLSAFPYIGNILVQWIWGGFSVDNATLTRFFTFHFLLPFLIAALSMIHILFLHEKGSNNPTGLNSDMDKIPFHPYFSYKDLMGFFIMIFSLTLLALFSPNLLGDAENFIPANPLVTPPHIKPEWYFLFAYAILRSIPNKLGGVLALLFSIFILLLIPLLHTSKQRSSIFRPITQFLFWTLTANTIILTWIGGQPVEQPFILIGQIASIIYFLLFLIIMPVMSWWENKILNLN